The window TCTTAATGTAGTTTCTAGCAGTGGCGGCTCGGCTAGGCAGACTAATCAAACTAATCAGGGTCGAGGAAATCAAGGACGTGGCAATCAGAACCAGGGAAACAGAGGTCGTGGAGATAGAAAACAAGCGCAAGGTCGCGTCAACAACGTCACCGTGCAGGATGCTCAGAGTAACCCcgacttgatcatgggtacgttggATGTGCTTGGCCATTTTGCtagaattttaattgatttgggCTATTGATTCAGTTATTTCCCATAAGTTTGCTCAAAAGACTTAACCTCACCCTACTTCCCTTGGTTATGAGTTGAAGTTCTTGATGCCTAGGGGTGAAATTTGCTATGTTAGTTGGGAGTATCGAGGATGTCCCATTTTTATCGAGGGTGTCGTAATGCCAGCTAATCTTGTTCCCTTGGACATCGTTGATTTCGATGTTAtcttgggcatggattggttaGATTACAATCGTGCCATGTTGAATTGTCATAAGAAAATTGTTACTTTTCATCGACCGAGCATGCCTATTGTAACTTTTGTCGACGAACATAGTGGTCTGAAACATGGAGTTATGTCTGCCATGAGGGTGAAACGGATGTTAAGGAAGGGTTGTCAAGGCTACTTAGCTTGTGTAATGATGACTGAGGAGACTCCTACTTGTGTGGAAGACGTTCGGGTAGTTAGACATTTTCCTGATATTTGTCCTGATGATTTACTTTGCTTACCACCGGATTATGAAGTGGAGTTCACTATCGACCTAATTCCAGGTACCGACCCTATTTctctaactccttatcgtatggctcctaaGGGAATTAAAAATCCAGTTGCAAGAACTTATTGATAAGGGGTTTATTCAACCGAGCATTTCCCCTTGAGGAACTCTAGtcttgtttgtgaggaagaaagacggaactttgaggctatgtatcgaTTATAGACAGCTGAATCAGATGTCGATTAAACACCATTATTCGTTGCCTCGTATTGATGATCTTTTTTTTATCAACTTTGTGGTGCTTGTGTTTTCTCGAAAATCGATCTAAGGTTCGGTTATTATCATTTGAAGATCATAAGTGATGATGTTCCGAAAACAACATTCCGAACTcgatatggtcattatgagtttctcGTGATGCCATTCAGGTTAACTAATGCTCCAACAACTTTTATGGACCTGATGCATTGGGTATTCCATCTATACCTTGATAGGTTGGTAATTGTCTTCATCGATGACATTCTAGTGTATTTTAAGAGCGAGGCTGACCATGCTAGACATTTGCGTTTGGTTTTAAAAAAGCTAAGGGAGAATCAACTATATGCTAAATTCAGTAAATGCCAATTTTGGCTGGATTAGGTGTCATTCTTAGGACAAATGATATCAGCTCAGGGTGTTCTCGTGGATCCTCAGAAAGTAATAGCAGCGAAAAATTGGTAGCAACCTCAGACTGTTACTGAAGTAAGGAGTTTTCTTGGTCTTGCCGACTAATATCGATGCTTTGTGAAAGACTTCTTGACTATAACACTGCATCTGACAAGGTTGACAAGAAAAGAGTTAATTTTGAATGGAATGATGATTGTGAACAAAGTTTTCAACAGttaaagtattgtctcacttaTGAGCATGTTCTGGCACTTCCTAATGACAGTGGGAATTTCAAGATCTATAGTGACGCCTCTCTGAATAGTCTAGGTTGTGTATTGATGCAACATGGAAAGGTGATCACgtatgcttcacgacaattaaagcctcatgagatgaattaccctactcaTGATCTCGAATTGGCAGCTATTGTTTTCGCTTTGAAATTTGACGGCACTATCTTTATGGGGAAACGTGTTGAATCTTCACTGACCATAAAAGCCTCAAGTATATCTTTACTCAGAAAGAACTTAATCTTCGGTAGCGTAAATAGAGATAATTGATCAGCGATTGTGACTGCACTATTGAATATCACCTTGGTCGTGCGAATACTGTAGCAGATGCTCTCAGCAGGAAATCTCACGGTTGACTTAATGCTCTTTATGCATGTCATGTTCCTCTTTTGACCGACCTAAAATCTATTGGAACAGTTTTGGGAGTGgatcactgataggagcatattcatgcgacttaaatggcttgttctcgtgcatttacgttatgtttctctagttattttagtcctttatgcttcttttgtgtgttttcaggttctaagggcttagggagcaagaaagtgcattttgaggctatttggagcatttttgtgcatgatttggatagcttaatcatggagcaaagaggatggacgaaattgaagccttgtatgctctttggggacatcaaacaaagggcctagcccaatcaaacaaatcctttgagccatggaaaacctctagcccaatcaaacacattatgccatacaaaccaacctattttaggcccattctatgtacttaaaccctagccctttaaactagttcatttatcacttatcaaaccattcacttatcactcaccacatatcattcacttatcacttaacatatcattcatttatttcacttccatactcctcttaattccacatgcattctcacacatgcacatcattcactcacatttccaccattcattctttattacacaaacaagtcacatgcattcacacatcaacaaaacaacttcaatgccgtgggttcccatttcctttccaaacatctcacatgcatttccaccttcctacttcatcatttcaccacattctccctttttaactcacatgcattcatcataattcacaacacaaaacagccaacacatgcaccaaaaccttcaatgccgtgagttccctttgaaattccagcatcttcacatgcttttctagctttccctttcatttccaccactcattcttcatcatttcagccacctacatgcattaattattaatatcttcatcattgcatccagaaaatgagcaagaaagcttcccaaacacatgcatacacacactattttcagcacacacatgcaattccaacatcaatgccgtgcactccatttgctttccagattttcacatgtgtcctagctgttttctcatcattcctccacacaaacacattaaacaaacagccatttacacctccactcctcctataaatacccttgcattcattcatttaggggggatctcattttcatacacaacacaccacaaacacttccatcttctccctagccgtgagtctctccattttctgcaccattcccttccctttctcctccatttcttccatttccataatcccccaatccattcaacacaccaacaacatcccttagtccttgtgctacaacgaagacgaagagaagagggcctaaacgttcatacaattcacgtttgagttgttggaatgtttacgcgtttctttgatttcaatgtttaaattcaattctctttgttttgtaatatgaggaatggaagagaagagtgcctaaacgttcatacaattcaagtttgagttgttggaatgtttaggtgtttctttgatttcaaagttatgaggaactaaaccctttttggctaggggtgatttcaataccatgattatttatgtgatatgaattgatgaattccggttatgaactcttgattcgtgaatgcaattggcttaactatttgatgattaacttatttgtgtttgttgattgagggtcgacacttaattagcatgcatgaatatgtggctaaagtttaaggaggtttcacataatcgttactaacttatacttgaaagtagtaaaggtcgcttgtcatgatcacgttaagtttaattcttagcatgagtaacatgatgtcatagttgcaaatgctttgtcaatgcttatggttttcattattcttaatgatcttcgattgtatctctattatgatgacatgtagggaacttttgagaatgttttgggttgtcgaatgatgccatccaatccaataatataaggaaaatctgagggttaactagtgatgtcacggttaatttggggcattgtcgttcataattcaatgaaggaataactggaaattgattcatatgcataaatatcatgtgtagagaaagaacccttagctagcttcccatccattcatttccgtcaaatccatatttacaatttgttttgtttccaagtattcattttagtttaaattcgtccaaatccaattcccccctatttcgttgaagtcttagtcttaatctttcttatttttagttttgctttcttcgagcattaaatagtgttttatattgtgtttttatgtttttaagtcaatttagaaggttttagcaagccctcctaatccccggtctagaacaatccctcacttatccattctactacaattgtcaaacgagggtttaatttgagtgtcaagtaattctcgcatcaaatttttggcgccgttgccggggattagcaactttgctagtcccttgtctttatttttatatttttttgtttttcgtgcattcttatttcagattcttagtttgtttgtttctttgtttttttaggtactgtgtatgactcgtagctctcggcctattatagagaacatctccgactttgacggtgattttgaacgcactttgaggagaacgaggagtcaacaagagccaccacaacctccaccacaacctgggcttgaagaagacgaagtaggtgtagaagaaaagcccacagatcagatttttgaagaagaacaagccatggcagcagataatagaaccatcaaggagctttcggcctcgggtttggataatgcattgcctctttgtatccaataccccacggctgcagaggggaagactgacgagtttgaactcaaatccagtttgttacaccatattccgaagttccatggcttgtctatggaagaccccaacaaacacttgaaggagttcgaggtggtttgttcgagcatgacccctgtcactgtggatgggagtatattgaagatgaaggcctttccattttcacttatggacaaggccaaagattggctctacgaactagccccgggaactgtgacttcgtgggagagtatgaagcgtgctttcttggagaaattcttccctacttcgagagtgattctcctacggaagaaaattagtggtattcaacagaatcatggtgagacattcccggcttattatgagcgcttcaagggccttgtagcttcatgtcctcaacatcaaatgaaggaggaacttctccttcaatatttctatgagggcctccttcctatcgaacgtcaaatgcttgatgcatcagcgggaggagcattggtggacaaaacaccaagggatgccaaggttctcatagccaaccgagcgctcaacgctcaacaatatgaaggagtgggccaaagggaagccccacggcaacaaagtgtaaatgaggtgagtgctatttctgaaattcaatcacaacttgctaatctgacttctcttgtttctcaggttgtgattggtccaaaagcacaagaacaccaagtttgtggcgtgtgctcaattcaagggcatccatccgacaagtgccctcaactaatcgagaatggtgggtgggaatctgccaatgcaattggtttccaaggacaaaatcaaaacaacccatactcgaacacttacaatgccggatggagggaccatccaaacttcaaatggagggagccacaacaagctgcccaacaaggaggatttaggccaaacccccctggtttttattccaagccgtatgcaccccaacaatcccaacaaccttcggcatcatctcattcaggtacatctttggaaagtaatcaagctatgcaattactaacctctatttcgcaggggttacaaaatcaaaacaaccggatagaaaataacgagaaggagatgatggatatgaagaaacaaatagggcagatttctgagttccttggacagattagagagcaaggaaagcttcctagctcaaccacagtcaatccaaagggaggattcgaatccgccaaggccatcaccctaaggggtggaaaagaagttgggaccgagccaaacaatcccaaatctgcccagaaagtagatgaagagacgacacaacctgaggaagtgtctagctcacccacggtaagggtgaaaaacccaatgccgcaagcccccaatcaccctaactcggccaaatcaggtaatttaagttcaaattcatgtacttcacgtcctaatctgcccaatgtaccttttcctcgcaggttcatgcaagaaaaaaaggaagaaagcgagaaggacattcttgaaacgttccggaaggtgcaagtgaacataccgcttctcgatgcaatcaaacaggttccaaagtatgctaaattcctcaaggacctatgcaatacaaagagaagaagggcaaacaaagaggtagtgaaggtaagcgagaatgtgtccgctgttttgcaacgtaaactgcctaccaagtgcaaagaccccggtagtttcacgattccttgtgtgattggacataatcgttttgaacatgccatgcttgatttaggtgcatccataaatgtcatgccttattctatttatgcatctatgaatttgggtgaattaaaacaagatggtgtaattatacaattggccgatcgttctaacgcgtatccaaaaggagttttggaagatgtgcttgtgcaggtgaaccatttaatttttccggctgatttctacgtcttagacatggaggattcagcccattctacatctttgccgattctccttggtagaccattcatgaagacggcccgaacgaagattgatgtatacaaaggcaccttgacaatggaattcgatggggaagtgattgattttaatatttctgaaactatgagatatcccgttgatgaccattcttgtttttccattgatgttatcgattctttggcgtaggtataccttgaagaattgaacgaggacgccctggaaacaaccatcactaaggccatagagcgcaaaaatgaaggatttgggccaatgcaaggccacggcaaggaggaggaattctttgcaatgcgttctagtgaagaaataattgaggttgtggcagcccttgagtcattgccacaacaatatggtaaggttccactctcactttcaaattcagtttccactaagatgctaccttctgttgttcaggcaccatcgcttgaacttaagccgttgccggaccatttgaagtatgtgtttttgggaaaaggcgaaacattgcccgtcatcatttcatcaagtctcacggcaatggaggaggagaagcttgtgagggtgctgcgagagcacaaaacggccatagggtggactttggccgacattaaaggaataagccctaccacatgcatgcaccgtatacttcttgaggagggggctaaaccaactcgagaggctcaacgccgtctcaaccctccgatgatggaagtggtgaagaaggaaataatcaagcttttggattgcggagtgatctaccctatctccgatagccgttgggtctctccagttcaagtcgttcccaagaagtccggagtaactgttatcaagaatggtgagaatgagctcgtgcctacacgcattcagactggatggcgagtatgtatcgattaccggaagctaaatgccatgactaggaaagatcactttcctttgccattcatcgaccagatgctcgaaaggttagccggtcatgctttttactgttttcttgatggatactctggatataaccaaattgtgatagcccctgatgatcaagagaagaccacagtcacatgtccctttggaacatttgcttatcgtcgcatgccatttggcttatgcaacgcaccggccactttccaaaggtgtatggtaagtatattttccgattttgttgaaaagatcattgaggttttcatggatgatttcagtgtatttgggagttcatttgataattgcttggataatctgaccttaattttgaaacgatgtgttgaaactaaccttgtcttgaattgggagaaatgtcactttatggtgaaacaaggtatagttttaggacatattgtttcagaaaaaggaattgaagtagataaatcgaaaatagaccttgtacgtcacttaccctctcctacttcggttagagaggtacgttcgtttcttggccatgcagggttctataggcgttttatcaaggacttctccaagatgtccaaccctctttgccgattgcttcaaaaagatatgccattcaagtttgatgaagagtgtaattcggcatttaaccaactcaaggagaagctagtctcggcccccattattgtacctccagattggagccttccgttcgagctcatgtgcgatgcatccgactatgcattaggagctgttctaggacaaagaagagacaagcggccgcatgtcatatactatgcctctcggactctcaatgatgcccaattgaactactccacgacggaaaaagaacttctagctgtggtttttgctttagataaattccgttcatatttaattggtactaaagtaatcgtttattctgatcatgcagctttgaggtacttgatcacgaaaaaggaagcaaagccgaggcttatccgttggattcttcttcttcaagaatttgatattgaaatccgggataagaaaggaagcgagaatgtagtggctgaccatttaagccgaatgatccacgaggagcatgaacatgccgtacctatccctgaaacttttcccgatgagcagctgctatccattgaggtaagtgaaccatggtatgcagatttagtgaattacttggtggctaaacaaattccaaatgaactaaacaagcaccaacgtgataagcttaaaaatgatgcacgtttctatgtttgggatgacccttatttgtggaagtattgctcagatcaaattgtacgtagatgtgtgcatgattctgaatttcactcaattctaagcttttgtcacacatatgcatgtggtggtcattttggcacacaacgcactgccctcaaggttctagagtgtggtttttattggccgactatatttagggatgctagaaccttttgtatgtcttgtgatcgttgccaacgaatgggtaacataggtaccaaggaccaaatgccgcaaacccctgtctttaatgttgaaatttttgatgtttggggcattgatttcatgggccctttccctccatcttatggtttcacttatatcttgctagccgttgattatgtttctaaatgggtggaagcaaaagccacccgtactaacgattctaaagtggttgcagatttcgtgaaaactaacatttttgctaggtttggaatgccgagagtaatcataagtgatggagggtctcacttttgcaatcggaccattgaggcgttgctaagaaagtaccatgtcaaccataaggtctccacaccttaccatcctcaaacaaatggccaagccgaggtgtctaaccgagaaatcaaacaaattttggagaagaccgttggaccaacaaggagggattggagcttacgtttagatgatgcactgtgggcatatcgtacggcatacaaaacacccattgggatgtcaccttttcggctcgtctatggtaagccatgtcatttgcccgtagagttagagcacaaggcacattgggccgtgaagactttcaacatggacatagatgcagcgggagttcataggaagctccaattgaatgaacttgaggagattcggaatgaagcctatgagaatgcccggatgtacaaagccaagaccaaagcattccatgataaaatgattcgaaccaagaccttcacagttgggcagaaagtgttacttttcaactctcgcctacgtttgtttcctggtaagttgcgttctaaatggattggcccgtttgttgttactaacgttttaccttatggtgcagtccacataaaaagcttaaggaatggcgtagaattcaaggtgaacgggcatcggttgaagccatattacgagcatggtgtggggcaagtggtggaagacattcatttccattccgtgggctcaaatgaagattaaaagagggtactcgtccggctgaaagacgtaaaagaaagcgcttcgtgggaggcaacccatgcatccgaatagagaagaacttggaaacccctttaagagacttatttttattcctttctttttctttactgcctttactttgctttctttctcgtatttgtttatttgcttgctctgttgtgactttctgcttaaaacattgaggacaaagtttgatttaagtgtgggggggtaaacaatttgtatttgcatgaagttcgtgggatttattcacctatcacttagaatgttgtttcttgctgttttaagcatttttagagtgttttagtgtgttttatagtgtcttggtataaaactccgaaaatttgaaaaaaaaaaaaaaaattcttttgaaaaacccaaaaatatgtgtgttttagagtcatttgagtcattttggtgtttgtttgtgtcttagcgctacttgggaggcaacccatgcattcaacaaaggaagacttagaaagcactccaaatccagattcctaaaaaactcttctctttgttgctatttcgtttctgccttgttaggttgtttagttgttattgtttgtttgtttattaattgtgtgagtctatgattgtaacattgagaaaatgtttgatttattgataggcactgctaaacaaagaaagatggtgcttcacaaagggtgtttgcttgaggccccactacgtggctttactcttgaagcggaaggcgtaggaacagaaggcatcggagcggaaggcgtaggaacagaaggcatcggagcgggaggcatcgaagatagagcattccaggcctcaatacttggccaagcgctggatgagccaggaaaaaggtgcctctggaggaaagacgagaacctttgacggtcattgtgaatccgaccttcagactcttgcagctcatcaagcttcctcttcatgcccgtcgaatagttgtttgcaagcacgtgcaaacttctattctcatacttcagctgctggatctcctgcttgagactttccacctctgccatcaatgattccacctgacgggagcgggcaagcaggcgttggcccatgttggacacagaactcgcacactgaacactaagtgcgagggactcttgaacggccaactcatcggaccgtcctgacagcagcctactatcttttggagtgaggaggttcctagctactattgtagctgttgtggcgtcctgcatcacggagtcttcacctgtgagaggaccgttagaagaaaagaaagaagggcgccatatgttaccttgacgcggcgcccccgtatcactgctaaggctcaattccaagctaaggttcgatgagtttgccatttttttttaaaagtgttcaaagagaagggatggagttaaatttcaaagggccggagtcgattttcaagaatgggaaatctgcagagtgtgtttgttgtggtgatcgatagctcaataaaaaagccaaggcgacgcgtccaccaattcaaaaaaaaaaaagccggaatctccggcgtaatttaggcgacgctttctcggcttttcagaaggcgcgttcaactttgtcaaaagatttcttcttttcggacaacacgtggaggccatcatcacaactacacatctttagccgacaagcgcaaagttcggcgacgctttctctgcttttcagaagacgcgtgcagctttgtcaaaaggagccgcatctgcactaccacgcgtcgttcagaaagcgaaggggcgtcgttcagaaagcgaaggggcgtcgttcagaaatcgaaggggcgcctgctcagaaatcgaagaggcgtgttcagagatcgaagaggcgccactatttcaaaaagccggatttgcgagatcaaaacgtttgtcgacaaaggtaaaaagtaccaccacatgatattatctctatatatgtcgaccttcgtcttttatggcagggcaaacctgaagaaaatgcccaactctccctcacctctcctttcgaaatactcaaatctttcttcttccccaaagatgataccagatgcctggagtacagatgacccaggaggaagcagcacaacaaatacatgtgctgattcattcaccgcttcttcaaaagcaaaggtatctcatatcatcaaggtcaaaagcaaaagtatctcatatcatgctctttccctgtctttttctttgtccttgttcttactcgcatggcaaagtaaaagaagcaatcagccggcacttggagtcagtcttccgttctggagccaactgcctggaatctattcctgattgcttacctagcgttgctctcgagtaatcatcttcaacggttgatacacttccagagaagggaccacttctgcaaaggggagcgagtaaggtaagtgcaaatgatacattgaagcatgtggagacaaacataggctgagttatcctccaacccttttcattacgaattggaaagattgaacagagaaacagaccaaaggggtaagctcagaccttcggggaagaccaaaagaatcctccagcccagtagcacaaaggaaaatcaatgatgggcggaaaccagttcgagagtaagcctgtggaatcatcaagatcaagcctcaatgcaatcaacaaagagaagagggaatttacactccataaccagatttgcgtccctaaactcttctctttgttaattacattctgccatgtttagtatgtttggttgttgtttgtgtgtttacttatgttttgtgtgaatctatgcttaaaacattgaggacaatgtttgatttaagtgtgggggggtaactaatgttgttaatgcaaattcgtgggattttatcacccataacttcaaatgttgttccttactgttttaaggtgtttttaagttgttttaaactgttttagcgtgttttgttttataactccgaaaatcacataaaaatttgaaaaacatttttttgaaaagcctaaaaagagtgttttgagttgtttttgtgtcttagggtaccttccaacacaatgataaggatttggtttataattgcatgacggttaaaaagagttataaacatagagaaaagtttgatttactcttggtatatgcttggttatggttataatgtatgacttcacatgcaatcataaaagaaaatttagtttttgtaacatgcctgaaggaaggaactcaaacaaaggctacaaccctgagagacttgagcctataacgttctttggagagtataatctttgatttcttgttttctaaaatcgttgcatgatctcattattctttgcttggttactacttagaaggcgtttcatcatatagttccaaatgctagaactcatgcccatttcattcaaagcatgttattgatttgcataacatatttcaagatgaagttgtgtagttgccaccatagccaaatagcctcgcttcccatatttcgtatatgttgtaagttttacccccgttgagccatgttaacccatgttctttgttaacccactttatcttcacctaacctagaatatgaccgtccttacccttgttcttaaaagatagtgagcatgacttaattgaattccttttgagttacattatgaaagaaaat of the Pyrus communis chromosome 1, drPyrComm1.1, whole genome shotgun sequence genome contains:
- the LOC137726018 gene encoding uncharacterized protein; amino-acid sequence: MPANLVPLDIVDFDVILGMDWLDYNRAMLNCHKKIVTFHRPSMPIVTFVDEHSGLKHGVMSAMRVKRMLRKGCQGYLACVMMTEETPTCVEDVRVVRHFPDICPDDLLCLPPDYEVEFTIDLIPGTDPISLTPYRMAPKGIKNPVARTY